CGAGCGCCGCGAGGCAGCCGATCTCGTAGAAGGCGCCGGAGAGTCCTCCGCCCGAGAGCGACAGGCAGATCTTGCGGCGCGCGGGCGGCACGTTGGGGCCGCGCGAGCGGAACGAGGGCCAGTTCGTGCGGGAAGCGCTGCTCGGCGAAGCGGTCGTACGCTCGGGCTTCGGTTCGGGTGAGATCATCGGCCCCTAGAATAGCGGAAAAGAGCCGCGACGATGCGGTCCGAGAGTCCCGGCAGGGCCACGTTGAGGAGCGCGAGCGCGCGATTGCGGCCGGGCAGGTAGATCTCGGGCGGGTGGCGCCGGAGCGCCCGCTCGATCCCGCGCGCCACCTCCTCGGGGCGAAGGAGCGTCCCGGCGGGACCGGCGCCGAGGGCCCGGTCGCGCCCCGCCCGGTCCAGGAACGGGGTCTCCACCGCGGCCGGGAGGAGGAGGGTCACGCGCACGCCGCGCGCGCCGAGCTCGCGCCGCCAGCCCTCGGTGAGGCCCACGACCGCGAACTTGGTGGCCCCGTAGTAGGAATAGTTCGGAGCTCCCACCCTGCCCGCGTAGCTCGCGACGTTCACGAGCGCGCTCCCGGGCCGGGCAAGGAGGGTGGGCAGCGCCGCGCGGGTCATCCGGATCGTGCCGAGGAGGTTGAGCCGCACCATCTCCTCGATCTCGGCGTCCGTCGCCTCGTCCGCGGCACGGAGATAGCCGATCCCCGCGTTGTTGACGAGCGCGTCGAGGCTCTGGAAACGGCCGAGGGTCTCCCGCACCACCCGGGCGCAGTCGTCGGCGACCGTCACGTCGGCGGCGACCGCCAGCGCCTCGCCTCCCGCGGCCTCCACCTCGGAGACGAGCGCCCGGAGCGGCGCCTCGCTCCGAGCGACCAGCGTGAGGCGCATGCCGGAGCGCGCGAGCCGGAGCGCCGTCGCCCGGCCGATGCCGCCGGTGGCGCCGGTCAGGAGGACCGAGCGCCCCCTAAGCTCCACTCACGAACGCTCCGTCGATGGACCCCGTCCGGCGACCCCTCACCGGACGACGCCGGCCATGGCCGGCTCGGCCTTCGCCTTCTTCTCGGAAGTTCCCGCGCCGTCCGCCATGAGATGCCGCGTGAACCACTCCCGCATGACGTGGAGCCTCGCGAGCCGGCGGGAGGGGGTGCCGCCGCGGGAGAGTCCGTGACTCTCGGCCGGGAAGAGCACCATCTCCACCTCGCGGCGAAGCGCCTTCAGCGACTTGTAGAGGATCTCGGCCTCCGCGATCGGACAGCGGTGATCTTGCAGGCTGTGCGTGATCAGGAGCGGAGTCCGGATGTTCTCCACGTAGGCGAGAGGCGACTGCTTCCAGAGGATCTCGGAATTCATCCGCCACGCCTCGTCCCCGAATTCCATGGACGCGCCGCCCACGAGGTCGTCGCTCGCCATGAGGAGCGTCGGAATCGTGACCACGCTCCGCTGCGTGAGCGCCGCGCGGAATCGGTCGGTGTGCCCCACGATCCAGTTCGTCATGTAGCCGCCATACGAGCCGCCGGTCACGCCGAGCCGGTCCGGATCGATCTCCGGATGCAGGCGGAGCGCCTCGTCCACGACGAGCATGAGGTCCTCCATCGCCGGTCCGCCCCAGTCCTTCATGATCGCCTGCGAGAAGGCCTCGCCGTAGCCGAGCGCGCCACGCGGATTCGAGAAGAGGACGTAGAATCCCGCGTTCGCGAACATCTGGAACTCGTGGAAGTAGCAGGCGCCCCACTGGACCCGGGGGCCTCCGTGGATCTCGAGGATCATCGGGTGCTTCTTCTTCGGGTCGGCGTTCGGCGGCTCGAGGAGCCAGGCCTGCACCTTGTGCCCCTTCGCGGACTCGACCCACATCTCCTGGGGTTCCACCAGCGTGAGGGACGCGAAGAGGTCGCGGTTCGGCTCGACGAGAGGGGAGAGCACCCGCTTCTTCGGGTCGAACCTCGCGATCGTCCCGGCGTCCTTGTGCCCGCAGCGGATCACCGCAAGGTCGTCCCCTCGCTGGGACCCGGCGACCGAGTAGATCCGGAGGTCGCCCGAGGTAAGCCGCTCGGACGCTCCGCCCGCGCTCGGCGAGGCGTGGAGATGCGCCGAACCGTCGCCCGTCACCTGGTAGTAGACGCGCGAGCCGTCGCGGCTCCACACGGGACGTCCCGCCTCGTGGAAGTCGCTCAGGTCGCTCCCCATGACGTCCGTCGCCCAGTTGTCCACGTCCGCGGTGATGTCCTTCGGCTCGCCCGCGGCCGCGCCGTTCGCGACCGGCACGACCCAGACGTGCATGTTCCACCACCCCCACCAGTCGTTCTCCTTCTGGTGGCCGAGGAACGCGATCCTCGAACCGTCCGGCGACCAGGAGGGACAGACCGCGACGCCGGGCTGAGGGGTGATGTTGCGGGGCTCGCCGCCTTCGGCCGGCATCACCCAGACGTCCAGGACGACCGCGTAGTTGTAATCGCAGTCCGGGTCGCGGTTCGCGCTGAACGCGAGCCACTTCCCGTCCGGCGACCAGACCGGAGGCTCGTGATCGAACGGCCCGCTCGTGAGCGCCCGCACCTCGCGCGTGGCGAGGTCGAGCACGTGGATGTGCGCGTACGCCTGGGGAAGGAATCCGCGGCCGTCGAACTTGTACCGGCAGCGCGTGATCCTCAGATACGTGGGCAGCGGGAGGTCCTTCTTCTCCGCCTTGGCCTCCATCGCCTTCCGGAGCGGCGTGCTCCCGGGAAGATGTCCCGTCTCGACGGGATCCTTGGGCGTGTAGACGAAGGAGATCCGGGTCCCGTCCGGAGACCACTCGAGCCCTCCGATCGAGCCGTCGAGGTCGGTTAGCTTCTCGGCCTCGCCCCCGTCGAGTGGCAGGCGGTAGATCTGCCCCTTCTTGTCGAGACGGTCCGAGACGAACGCGAGCCACTTGCCGTCCGGACTGAAGGCGGCGTCCCCGTTCCGGTGCTCTCCGAACGTGAGCCGGCGCGGCTCGCCGCCCGCGGTGGGCACGAGCCAGAGATGCGACTGGTACGCGTCCTTCTCGGCGTCGATGGTCCGGACCTGGTAGACGATCCGGGTGCCGTCCGCCGACAGGGTGACCGCGTCGACGAAGCGAAGGTCGAAGAGATCTTCGGGCTGAAGCGTGCGTGGCGTCGGCATGGGGGTCTCCAGGAGGTCTACTTCCGGCCCGACTGAAATCGGGCGAGCTGTTCCTTCAGATAGGTCTCGTTCGGCGCGATCGCGAGGGCGCGCGAGATGACCTCGATCGCCTTGTCCTTCTCGCCCCGCCGGTAGTGAACCTCGGCGAGGGTGTCCAGGATGCTCGTGTTCTTCGGCTCGAGCCGCACCGCGCGCTCGGCGGCCTGGAGCGCTTCGTCCAGGTGGACGCCGTTGGTGGCCGTCACCCAGGCGAGCCCGTTCAGGGTCGAGGCATCGTTCTCGCCGCGCTGGAGCGCGCGCTTCAGTGCCTCGCCCACGCGCTCGCGCTCCACGCGCGCGAGATCGGCACGCCCTGACTTCTCGTAGGCGTCCGCGAACCGGAGATGCGCTTCCGCGAGATCCTGGGCCTCGAGGATCTGGAAGACACGGCGAAGCTCGCGGATCGGGTCGCGGTGGTCCTCGACGCGCAGGTCCACGTAGCGCGTCCTGTATTCAGGGTACACCTCGCTGGGCCGCACCACGAGGATCGCCGCGGACTGCATCCCGCGCTTGTCCCCGCCGGCGGCCTGCCCCGCCTCGAGCGCGGCGAGGAGCCGCGCCGAGAGCTCGCCGGGAGTCGCGAGGAAGGCGCGCTCCATCTCGGCCACGACGGGCTCGCCCGCGAGGATGTTCCCCTGGATGGCGTACCCGCGGCCCGTCCTGTGTCCCGCCCACGCCGAGCACTTCGCCCCCGTGTGGGCGGCGCTCAGGCCCTTCGCGTCCACGATCCCGAGCTGCCGCTGCGCGCTCCCCGAATCGGCGGCGGTGAGCGCGCGCACGACC
The nucleotide sequence above comes from Candidatus Eisenbacteria bacterium. Encoded proteins:
- a CDS encoding DUF1028 domain-containing protein, which translates into the protein MRTAAPVLALLASFAVPAPALATFSIVAYDSVTQELGVAVQSRAFSVGMAVPWAEAGVGAIATQASTNESFGPLGLDLLRKGSPAPEVVRALTAADSGSAQRQLGIVDAKGLSAAHTGAKCSAWAGHRTGRGYAIQGNILAGEPVVAEMERAFLATPGELSARLLAALEAGQAAGGDKRGMQSAAILVVRPSEVYPEYRTRYVDLRVEDHRDPIRELRRVFQILEAQDLAEAHLRFADAYEKSGRADLARVERERVGEALKRALQRGENDASTLNGLAWVTATNGVHLDEALQAAERAVRLEPKNTSILDTLAEVHYRRGEKDKAIEVISRALAIAPNETYLKEQLARFQSGRK
- a CDS encoding SDR family NAD(P)-dependent oxidoreductase, with protein sequence MELRGRSVLLTGATGGIGRATALRLARSGMRLTLVARSEAPLRALVSEVEAAGGEALAVAADVTVADDCARVVRETLGRFQSLDALVNNAGIGYLRAADEATDAEIEEMVRLNLLGTIRMTRAALPTLLARPGSALVNVASYAGRVGAPNYSYYGATKFAVVGLTEGWRRELGARGVRVTLLLPAAVETPFLDRAGRDRALGAGPAGTLLRPEEVARGIERALRRHPPEIYLPGRNRALALLNVALPGLSDRIVAALFRYSRGR
- a CDS encoding S9 family peptidase produces the protein MPTPRTLQPEDLFDLRFVDAVTLSADGTRIVYQVRTIDAEKDAYQSHLWLVPTAGGEPRRLTFGEHRNGDAAFSPDGKWLAFVSDRLDKKGQIYRLPLDGGEAEKLTDLDGSIGGLEWSPDGTRISFVYTPKDPVETGHLPGSTPLRKAMEAKAEKKDLPLPTYLRITRCRYKFDGRGFLPQAYAHIHVLDLATREVRALTSGPFDHEPPVWSPDGKWLAFSANRDPDCDYNYAVVLDVWVMPAEGGEPRNITPQPGVAVCPSWSPDGSRIAFLGHQKENDWWGWWNMHVWVVPVANGAAAGEPKDITADVDNWATDVMGSDLSDFHEAGRPVWSRDGSRVYYQVTGDGSAHLHASPSAGGASERLTSGDLRIYSVAGSQRGDDLAVIRCGHKDAGTIARFDPKKRVLSPLVEPNRDLFASLTLVEPQEMWVESAKGHKVQAWLLEPPNADPKKKHPMILEIHGGPRVQWGACYFHEFQMFANAGFYVLFSNPRGALGYGEAFSQAIMKDWGGPAMEDLMLVVDEALRLHPEIDPDRLGVTGGSYGGYMTNWIVGHTDRFRAALTQRSVVTIPTLLMASDDLVGGASMEFGDEAWRMNSEILWKQSPLAYVENIRTPLLITHSLQDHRCPIAEAEILYKSLKALRREVEMVLFPAESHGLSRGGTPSRRLARLHVMREWFTRHLMADGAGTSEKKAKAEPAMAGVVR